A single window of Acetohalobium arabaticum DSM 5501 DNA harbors:
- the fliD gene encoding flagellar filament capping protein FliD: MADLSLDGLASGMPTENTINQILNAEYGTKLQNLNQEKSNLETQKNAWRDVNSRIDKLEQKVTQLKLSSTFASNKTTSSDEEVVTATSTTDATEGTYDIEVVKKALAHRIAGTDQSAKIDSATSANSEDISEIAMQNGGEYTATQFSSGETIDGTTYDYGLKNSDGNIVAVSTNQQVYTSLDKATAEGDLGSLTSSNLGESYDFGSAIANNTVVRMDGTGANEKNNLATAIMMNDDTVTINGTDISVSATDTLEDFVIAVNDSDAGVNASTVSNRLILESNETGTDNEITLSDNGNSNGQHLLEDLGLIDGSDNIITSNDGYQAAQNAEVTVNGITGITSQDNTIDEAVSNVTFEISDAAQPSQETETATVTVSQDTEKATSKIQAFVDQYNSVQDFMNKKLDYNSETEESGALQGDGTLMRLQSRLRQLVMEQVDSGNEYNSLMSVGISSKKNGTLEFDSGKFETALKEKPEQVKNLFTSEEDDGSFDGVATKLDSYLDMVIQTNIGVIPGKIDSYERMMEDVEQSIASTNDRLEQERERLTQEFTSMEQSISEMNNQMSWMQSQLGSMGGTSNMLSSMM, encoded by the coding sequence ATGGCTGATTTGAGTTTGGATGGTTTGGCCAGTGGAATGCCGACTGAAAATACGATTAATCAGATATTAAATGCAGAGTATGGAACAAAGTTGCAGAATTTAAATCAGGAAAAGAGTAATTTGGAAACACAAAAGAATGCCTGGCGGGATGTTAATTCTAGAATAGATAAGTTAGAACAAAAGGTAACACAGTTAAAATTGTCTTCTACTTTTGCGTCTAACAAGACAACAAGTAGTGATGAAGAAGTAGTTACTGCTACTTCTACTACAGATGCTACTGAAGGCACTTATGATATAGAGGTAGTAAAGAAAGCTCTAGCTCATAGAATAGCTGGAACAGATCAGTCTGCTAAAATCGATAGTGCTACTTCTGCTAATAGTGAGGATATTTCTGAGATAGCTATGCAGAATGGGGGAGAATATACAGCAACCCAGTTTAGTTCAGGGGAAACAATTGATGGTACAACTTATGATTATGGTTTGAAAAATAGTGATGGAAATATTGTTGCTGTGAGTACTAACCAACAAGTCTATACTTCCTTAGATAAGGCAACTGCCGAAGGGGATTTGGGCAGTTTAACTTCTTCAAATTTAGGTGAGAGTTATGATTTTGGTTCTGCGATAGCTAATAATACAGTGGTAAGGATGGATGGGACTGGGGCTAATGAAAAGAATAATTTAGCAACTGCAATTATGATGAATGATGATACAGTAACTATTAATGGTACTGATATTAGTGTGTCTGCGACTGATACTCTTGAAGATTTTGTGATTGCAGTTAATGATAGCGATGCTGGTGTTAACGCTAGTACTGTATCTAATCGGTTAATACTAGAAAGTAATGAAACGGGAACAGATAATGAAATTACTTTATCTGATAATGGGAATAGTAATGGACAGCATTTATTGGAAGACTTAGGTCTTATCGACGGTAGTGATAATATTATTACTAGTAATGATGGTTATCAAGCGGCACAAAATGCTGAAGTAACTGTTAATGGGATTACTGGCATTACAAGTCAGGATAATACTATTGATGAAGCAGTAAGTAATGTTACTTTTGAAATTAGTGATGCTGCTCAACCTTCACAAGAGACAGAAACAGCTACTGTTACTGTCAGTCAAGATACTGAGAAAGCTACTTCTAAAATTCAGGCTTTTGTTGACCAATATAATAGTGTGCAGGATTTTATGAATAAAAAGCTTGATTATAATTCAGAGACTGAGGAAAGCGGTGCATTACAAGGGGATGGAACCTTAATGCGTCTACAGTCTAGGTTACGGCAGTTAGTAATGGAACAAGTAGATAGCGGTAATGAATATAATAGTTTGATGTCAGTTGGAATTAGTAGTAAGAAAAATGGAACACTTGAATTTGATTCAGGCAAATTCGAAACTGCTTTGAAAGAAAAGCCGGAGCAGGTGAAAAATCTCTTTACTAGTGAAGAAGATGATGGTTCTTTTGATGGGGTAGCTACTAAATTAGATAGCTATTTAGATATGGTGATCCAAACTAATATAGGAGTAATTCCTGGGAAAATAGATTCTTATGAAAGAATGATGGAGGATGTGGAGCAAAGTATTGCATCTACAAATGATCGATTGGAGCAGGAGAGAGAAAGATTAACTCAGGAGTTTACATCTATGGAGCAATCTATTTCAGAAATGAATAATCAGATGAGTTGGATGCAGAGTCAACTGGGCAGCATGGGCGGAACAAGTAATATGTTAAGTTCTATGATGTAA
- a CDS encoding glycosyltransferase family 2 protein: MKLSIGMMVKNEAKYLEECLKSLQPIREAIESELVIVDTGSDDGTVEIAKQFTDKVYFHEWNDHFSEMRNTVISYTKGDWYFSIDGDEVVENPEGFIHFFQSGKYKEFNSALVTQKNYINKEKTNVSNLLVPRVFKNDEDFHFEGAIHNQPVVKKPVCTLDTVLEHYGYLQNDQELMERKFNRTSNILKRELENDPENIYYRFQLANSYGMHGDYDKAIENIEKTYEVVNQKKTDLSSYLYIHNLMAKMYLGQNRLSEAEKICKEAIGLAKGYYSDLYYYLGKAQLKLNKNEEAIENFKIYLDIVEKDGPLEQINDTSFIFYTEDNLEQAYLFLLVLYERIEDYEQIINVSYKIKSKDNIKQVIPKAIKACVETDRFNEIKNYYQNKILTEFKDLSGKYLAELESKMMTMNKEKKYNIFNVFSVEKSSYGILNKVRLRELKDNKLVNLITKMNFNSLPNYYGDIIYYLLQNKYFLVDVCGVIQEQRLNKFLQYVLDDNKEENISSVLYEYLENRFNVETLSHLNINKVLERYILVLDDLNNEKYFNIFRRYIEDGTKYIKMVYSDEIIQNEMTQFVKNDEEVFLLYIYLANQHKENNPKKYVRYLRKSLDAFPAMKKGIQMLLERFEKKDTLNGGLENYQEKIKNNIDKLINNGNLKKAEELINEYEDTIEDDAEIYSMKSVIAIMKNNFKKAKKIIKNGLEIEPDNFDLLYNLGYVYEELNQYNQAKDYYLQAKNSINSSKQKDDLAQALKRIEEKTKEVEEKYGL, encoded by the coding sequence ATGAAGTTAAGTATAGGAATGATGGTTAAAAATGAAGCAAAGTATCTTGAAGAATGCTTAAAGAGTTTACAGCCAATTAGAGAAGCGATAGAATCTGAATTAGTTATAGTAGATACTGGATCTGACGATGGGACAGTAGAAATAGCCAAACAGTTTACTGATAAAGTTTATTTTCATGAATGGAATGATCATTTTTCGGAAATGAGGAATACAGTTATAAGTTATACTAAGGGGGATTGGTACTTTTCTATTGATGGAGATGAAGTAGTTGAGAATCCAGAGGGATTCATTCATTTCTTTCAATCTGGTAAATATAAAGAATTTAATTCAGCTCTAGTTACTCAGAAAAATTATATTAACAAAGAAAAGACTAACGTTTCAAATTTATTAGTACCACGAGTTTTCAAAAATGATGAAGATTTTCATTTTGAAGGAGCAATTCATAATCAACCTGTAGTAAAGAAACCAGTATGTACATTGGATACCGTTTTAGAACATTATGGTTATTTACAAAATGATCAAGAATTAATGGAAAGAAAATTTAATAGAACTAGTAATATATTAAAAAGAGAGTTAGAAAATGATCCGGAAAATATTTATTATAGATTCCAATTAGCAAATAGTTATGGGATGCATGGGGATTATGATAAAGCTATAGAGAATATTGAAAAGACTTATGAGGTAGTAAATCAAAAGAAAACTGATTTAAGCTCTTATTTATATATACATAATCTGATGGCTAAAATGTATCTTGGTCAGAATAGGTTAAGTGAGGCAGAAAAGATATGTAAGGAAGCTATTGGCCTTGCAAAAGGTTATTATTCTGATTTATATTATTATCTTGGTAAAGCTCAATTAAAATTAAATAAAAATGAAGAAGCAATAGAAAATTTTAAAATTTATCTGGATATAGTTGAAAAAGATGGGCCTTTAGAACAAATAAATGATACATCTTTTATTTTTTATACAGAGGATAATTTAGAGCAGGCATATCTATTTTTATTAGTCTTATATGAAAGAATAGAAGACTACGAACAGATTATTAATGTTAGTTATAAGATAAAGAGTAAAGATAATATAAAACAAGTTATTCCTAAGGCTATAAAAGCGTGTGTTGAAACAGATAGATTTAATGAAATAAAAAATTATTATCAGAATAAAATATTGACTGAATTTAAAGATTTATCTGGTAAATATCTAGCTGAATTAGAGTCTAAAATGATGACTATGAATAAAGAGAAAAAGTATAATATTTTTAATGTTTTTTCAGTAGAAAAAAGTAGTTATGGAATCCTTAATAAAGTAAGGCTGCGGGAACTAAAAGATAATAAATTAGTTAATCTGATAACAAAAATGAATTTTAATTCTTTACCTAACTATTATGGTGATATAATTTATTATTTGTTACAGAACAAATATTTTTTAGTAGATGTCTGTGGAGTTATACAAGAACAAAGATTAAATAAATTTTTGCAGTATGTACTGGATGATAATAAAGAAGAAAATATAAGTTCTGTTCTTTATGAATACTTAGAAAATAGATTTAATGTTGAAACTTTAAGTCATCTTAATATCAATAAAGTACTAGAACGATATATATTAGTGTTAGATGATCTCAATAATGAGAAGTATTTTAATATTTTTCGAAGGTACATTGAGGATGGTACTAAATATATAAAAATGGTATATAGTGATGAAATAATTCAGAATGAAATGACTCAGTTTGTTAAAAATGATGAGGAAGTTTTCTTATTATATATTTATCTTGCTAATCAACATAAAGAAAATAATCCCAAAAAATATGTTCGATATTTACGAAAAAGTTTAGATGCTTTTCCAGCGATGAAAAAAGGTATTCAAATGTTGTTAGAAAGATTTGAGAAAAAAGATACTTTAAATGGTGGATTAGAGAACTATCAAGAAAAGATTAAAAATAATATAGATAAATTAATTAATAATGGTAATTTAAAAAAAGCAGAAGAATTAATTAATGAGTATGAAGATACTATAGAAGATGATGCTGAAATTTATTCAATGAAGTCTGTTATTGCAATTATGAAAAATAATTTTAAAAAAGCTAAAAAAATTATAAAGAATGGACTAGAAATTGAGCCTGATAATTTTGATTTGCTTTATAATTTGGGATATGTATATGAAGAGTTGAATCAATATAATCAAGCTAAGGATTATTATTTACAAGCAAAAAATTCTATTAATTCTTCAAAGCAAAAGGATGATTTAGCTCAAGCATTGAAGCGAATAGAAGAAAAAACAAAAGAGGTGGAAGAAAAGTATGGACTATAA
- a CDS encoding methyltransferase domain-containing protein, translating into MDYNKINKLINQGQFDQAEKEIRKIKEETKKNNFFGLLNYHNNKFEIARNYFEKGLERNPMDMELLYNYGCCLKDLGEDMEAWRYFMRISNKDYKVYDHLGDIEYQNRSKVAAIKFYKKAFELSQFKEIETKYNEVRNLMKKNTKIVFLTVPGIGWGFIDNKVEALSLIYDVKFVVSTDGEEIKEAVEWADIVWLEWANEMAVHVTNNVSSIKDKKVICRLHGYEVFSDYGKKINFNYIDKMIFVAEHKKELLIEKYGELIDEEKIEVIRNGVDLDQFYIPENKKKNKKIALVGNINYRKGLLLLLNHFHELLKVDNEYKLFIRGEHQDFRYKMAIETMIEELGLEDNIEFIFERVDDINKWLEDKSYIISASVEESFHYALAEGMAAGLQPVIHAWRESRDIWPGKYIFKETEEFKKLFLERELTPLEYREYIENNYSLENQLYEVEKIISKLLETKTTKGIKQDYNSLNKVNRTDAVQLINNFIPYSEQFFSNISFDKLNLVTLKAEKIQEKLFHLEMLLANKNNNIFIQNVIFNKNVNSLQIPNNYKKIKPLIKKIVNGLDFNFEQDIKTYIYDEDLKNHIESNFKNYLWERAYPGTQFMRFHGELRIVCYYTFAEDLVKNKKVLEAASGFGYGAAYFSKYAKEVTALDILEENLDWGKKTFGFNNVNWKQGDVTNLPFEDNSFDIYTSYETIEHLKSKDIISYLKEAKRVVKDKGIFLLSTPNKRVREGKIDNPFHISEMYFKEFNEFLQEVFEEIEYYSYQEFKIHPGVKENSAENFIAICKV; encoded by the coding sequence ATGGACTATAACAAAATTAATAAATTAATAAACCAAGGACAATTTGATCAGGCAGAAAAAGAGATAAGAAAAATAAAAGAAGAGACTAAGAAAAATAATTTTTTTGGATTATTAAATTATCATAATAATAAATTTGAAATAGCTAGAAATTATTTTGAAAAAGGATTGGAAAGAAATCCAATGGATATGGAGCTCTTGTATAATTATGGATGTTGTTTGAAGGATTTAGGAGAAGATATGGAAGCTTGGCGTTATTTTATGAGAATTTCTAATAAAGATTATAAAGTTTATGACCATTTAGGGGATATTGAATATCAAAATAGAAGTAAAGTTGCTGCAATTAAATTTTATAAAAAAGCTTTTGAATTGAGTCAATTCAAGGAAATAGAAACTAAATATAATGAAGTAAGAAACTTAATGAAAAAGAATACTAAAATCGTATTTCTTACGGTACCTGGTATAGGCTGGGGATTTATTGATAATAAAGTAGAAGCTTTGTCTTTGATTTATGATGTAAAGTTTGTAGTTTCAACTGATGGAGAAGAAATAAAAGAAGCAGTTGAATGGGCGGATATTGTTTGGTTAGAATGGGCTAATGAAATGGCAGTTCACGTAACAAATAATGTTTCATCTATAAAAGATAAAAAAGTTATTTGTAGGTTGCATGGTTATGAAGTGTTTAGTGATTATGGTAAAAAAATAAATTTTAATTATATAGATAAAATGATTTTTGTAGCTGAACATAAGAAAGAGCTTCTTATTGAAAAATATGGAGAATTAATAGATGAAGAAAAAATTGAAGTTATAAGAAATGGTGTAGATTTAGATCAATTCTATATACCAGAAAATAAAAAGAAAAATAAGAAGATAGCTTTAGTAGGAAATATTAATTATAGAAAAGGTTTATTATTATTATTAAATCACTTTCATGAGTTATTAAAAGTAGATAATGAATATAAATTATTTATTCGAGGGGAACATCAAGATTTCAGATATAAAATGGCTATAGAGACTATGATTGAAGAGTTAGGATTAGAAGATAATATAGAATTTATATTTGAAAGAGTTGATGACATAAATAAATGGTTAGAAGATAAATCATATATTATTTCTGCTTCTGTTGAGGAATCATTTCATTATGCATTAGCAGAGGGAATGGCAGCTGGCTTACAGCCGGTTATACATGCTTGGCGAGAAAGTAGAGATATATGGCCTGGTAAATATATATTTAAGGAAACCGAAGAATTTAAAAAGCTTTTTTTGGAAAGAGAATTAACTCCATTAGAATATCGTGAGTACATTGAAAATAATTATTCTTTGGAAAATCAATTATACGAAGTAGAAAAAATAATAAGTAAATTATTAGAAACAAAAACTACTAAAGGCATTAAACAAGATTATAATTCACTAAATAAAGTTAATCGAACAGATGCTGTACAACTTATTAATAATTTTATTCCATATTCTGAGCAATTTTTTAGTAATATATCTTTTGATAAATTGAATTTAGTAACTTTAAAAGCGGAAAAAATACAGGAAAAATTATTTCATTTAGAAATGTTACTGGCAAATAAAAACAATAATATATTTATTCAAAATGTTATTTTTAATAAAAATGTTAATTCACTTCAAATTCCAAATAATTATAAAAAAATTAAGCCATTAATTAAAAAGATAGTTAATGGATTAGATTTTAATTTTGAACAAGATATTAAAACATATATATATGATGAAGATTTAAAGAATCATATAGAAAGTAATTTTAAAAATTATTTATGGGAGAGGGCATATCCTGGGACACAATTTATGAGATTTCATGGAGAATTAAGAATAGTTTGTTATTATACATTTGCAGAAGACTTAGTGAAAAATAAAAAAGTTTTAGAGGCTGCTTCTGGATTTGGTTATGGAGCTGCTTATTTTTCAAAATATGCTAAGGAGGTAACTGCTTTAGATATTCTTGAAGAAAACTTAGATTGGGGAAAGAAAACTTTTGGGTTCAACAATGTGAATTGGAAACAAGGAGATGTAACTAATTTACCTTTTGAAGATAATAGTTTTGATATTTATACATCTTATGAAACAATTGAACATTTAAAAAGTAAAGATATAATAAGTTACTTAAAGGAAGCTAAGAGGGTTGTTAAAGATAAGGGTATCTTTTTATTATCTACTCCTAATAAAAGAGTTCGAGAAGGAAAAATAGATAATCCATTTCACATTTCCGAAATGTATTTTAAAGAATTTAATGAGTTTTTACAAGAGGTTTTTGAAGAAATTGAATATTATTCGTATCAGGAATTTAAAATTCATCCAGGAGTAAAGGAAAATAGTGCAGAAAATTTTATTGCCATATGTAAAGTATAA
- a CDS encoding sulfotransferase codes for MELKIDLPDKKISEEQLEKILIDFTKKMYIEGFMKNSNINIGNLKLRFIVSTGRTGTKFFAKFFNSLDKIISYHEPYPNLFGLSKDFVINRINSQEVINTFLVNRAYYLNQARRMKFNYYIESNSGGLWGIIPVLGKQLPNYKILHIIRDGREWVRSVMNRTLFRDKDPLDDIRFKANDLPNSPYFSRWEEMSRFEKACWSWVKKNKIMKRDVLQDKNCLTLKFEKLFDKNDYEKILVELLNFFEIKVTDEIIDKYRKHLESPVNENINDSFPGFEDWTQEQKRQFKNICGDLMEYYGYEMSGIEYNKPKINTQKKKNLIVTGIPKSGTTLFSYLISSLPNAICLDEIFYNINELPDKFSEIRKRLILKKPIPNSFKENGELSTNKRGEKREKKLKVIEKDFDKNAIVGSKVNVPYLFQIEKLISYGYKIIAIVRNPLYTIGSWRTWISQIGKLVPETRVTEEDMHERYKDFPFKSDIAVERQAEVWQFLASIIWDHRQHINIITYEQLTENTKETLKDICSYLNLDMPNEKFELDNMNEEERYSNLDAIEKAVKKYAPIRTVFGYD; via the coding sequence ATGGAGTTAAAAATTGATTTACCTGATAAAAAAATTAGTGAAGAACAATTAGAAAAGATTTTAATAGATTTTACTAAAAAGATGTATATAGAAGGGTTTATGAAGAATAGTAACATTAATATTGGGAATTTAAAATTGAGATTTATAGTTTCTACAGGGAGGACAGGGACAAAGTTTTTTGCTAAATTTTTTAATTCTTTAGATAAGATTATATCTTATCACGAACCATACCCGAATTTATTTGGACTTAGTAAAGACTTTGTAATTAATAGAATTAATTCTCAGGAAGTAATTAACACCTTTTTAGTTAATAGAGCTTATTATTTAAATCAAGCTCGAAGAATGAAATTTAATTATTATATTGAAAGTAATTCAGGAGGGTTGTGGGGGATAATACCAGTCCTTGGAAAACAATTACCAAATTATAAAATATTACATATAATTAGAGATGGTAGAGAATGGGTCAGATCTGTCATGAATAGGACTCTCTTTAGAGATAAAGATCCTTTAGATGATATTCGTTTTAAGGCTAATGATTTACCTAATAGCCCTTATTTTAGCAGATGGGAAGAAATGAGTAGATTTGAAAAAGCATGTTGGAGTTGGGTAAAAAAGAATAAAATAATGAAAAGAGATGTTTTGCAGGATAAAAATTGTCTTACTTTAAAATTCGAAAAATTATTTGATAAAAATGATTATGAGAAAATATTAGTAGAATTATTAAATTTTTTTGAGATAAAAGTAACGGATGAAATAATAGATAAATATAGAAAGCATTTAGAATCTCCAGTTAATGAAAATATAAATGATTCTTTTCCGGGATTTGAAGATTGGACTCAAGAACAAAAGAGACAATTCAAGAATATTTGTGGGGATTTGATGGAATATTATGGGTATGAAATGAGTGGGATCGAATATAATAAGCCAAAAATTAATACCCAGAAAAAGAAAAACTTAATTGTAACCGGGATACCTAAAAGTGGAACAACTTTATTCTCTTATTTAATAAGTTCTTTACCTAATGCTATTTGTCTTGATGAAATATTTTATAATATAAATGAACTGCCTGATAAATTTTCTGAAATTAGAAAAAGATTAATATTAAAGAAACCAATTCCTAATAGTTTTAAAGAAAATGGTGAATTGTCTACGAATAAAAGAGGAGAGAAGCGAGAAAAAAAGTTAAAAGTTATTGAAAAGGATTTTGATAAAAATGCAATTGTTGGATCGAAAGTTAATGTTCCTTATTTATTTCAAATAGAAAAGTTAATAAGTTATGGATATAAAATTATTGCAATAGTTCGAAATCCTCTATATACTATTGGTAGTTGGAGGACATGGATTTCACAAATAGGTAAGCTAGTACCGGAGACTAGAGTTACAGAGGAAGATATGCATGAACGATATAAAGATTTTCCTTTTAAATCAGATATAGCTGTAGAAAGACAAGCAGAGGTATGGCAATTTTTAGCATCAATTATATGGGATCATAGACAACATATTAATATAATTACTTATGAACAGCTTACAGAAAACACCAAAGAAACTTTAAAAGATATTTGTTCTTATTTAAACTTAGATATGCCAAATGAAAAGTTTGAATTAGATAATATGAATGAAGAGGAAAGGTATTCTAATTTAGATGCAATAGAAAAAGCAGTTAAAAAATATGCACCTATTAGAACTGTTTTTGGCTATGATTAA
- the fliS gene encoding flagellar export chaperone FliS, with the protein MTNNPYQKYKNTQVETASQEKLLLMLYDGAIKFLKQAIKGVEENDYEAANNYLVRTQDIIHELMATLDMEKGGEIARNLESLYDYMNRRLIEANVNKDIEPMEEVRDMLAELRETWQEAIKKVKQNKADQPSKDETNKRPQNLSGGINIEG; encoded by the coding sequence ATGACTAACAATCCTTATCAAAAATATAAAAACACCCAAGTTGAAACTGCAAGTCAAGAAAAATTACTTTTAATGCTTTATGATGGTGCAATTAAGTTTCTTAAGCAGGCTATCAAAGGAGTAGAGGAAAATGATTATGAAGCAGCAAACAATTATTTAGTCCGCACTCAGGATATTATTCATGAATTGATGGCTACTTTGGATATGGAAAAGGGAGGAGAAATTGCTAGAAATTTAGAGAGTTTATATGATTATATGAACCGTAGGTTAATAGAAGCTAATGTTAATAAAGATATTGAACCTATGGAAGAAGTGCGTGATATGTTGGCAGAATTAAGGGAAACATGGCAGGAAGCAATCAAAAAAGTAAAGCAGAATAAAGCTGATCAGCCTTCAAAAGATGAAACTAATAAGAGGCCGCAGAATCTGTCCGGAGGGATTAATATTGAAGGATAA
- the flgN gene encoding flagellar export chaperone FlgN, translating to MKDNNDNLSIENLIKKLTNNYEEELNYYKEMLKLTNQQQQVIEDDEWQSLNQLVSRKRELMKKVDELEKQILSYQEKISAELNLQIGDTFYPELCNKDLPGTKKLKQVLINVYRLMQQIGELDKVNQARMEEKKKQKQQELNDVNQGLSVNRAYSGKSDSSEGKFIDQNK from the coding sequence TTGAAGGATAACAATGATAATTTGAGTATTGAAAATTTAATAAAAAAACTTACAAATAATTACGAAGAAGAATTAAATTACTATAAAGAAATGTTGAAATTAACTAATCAACAACAGCAGGTTATTGAAGATGATGAGTGGCAGAGTTTAAATCAACTTGTGAGTAGGAAACGAGAATTAATGAAGAAAGTTGATGAATTGGAAAAACAGATCCTGTCTTATCAAGAGAAAATTTCGGCTGAATTAAATCTGCAGATCGGTGATACTTTTTACCCTGAATTATGTAATAAGGACTTACCGGGAACGAAAAAGTTGAAGCAAGTTCTAATAAATGTTTATCGGCTTATGCAGCAGATAGGTGAATTAGATAAAGTAAATCAAGCTAGAATGGAAGAAAAGAAAAAGCAAAAGCAGCAGGAATTAAATGATGTTAACCAAGGTTTAAGTGTTAACCGCGCTTATAGTGGAAAATCCGATAGTTCTGAAGGCAAATTCATTGATCAGAATAAGTAA
- a CDS encoding flagellar protein FlaG produces MKVSEVSNNQPTSSEQSKTRQIESTSQKDKVDLQAGEEETKEQKTDEKKVTEENVKDGIEKLNETVQTFHEELKFEMHKESERMMTKVVNTEKHEVIKEIPPKEVLDMIGRIKDMVGLILDEKI; encoded by the coding sequence TTGAAAGTTTCTGAAGTTAGCAACAATCAACCAACTAGTTCAGAACAATCGAAAACAAGGCAGATTGAAAGTACTTCACAGAAAGATAAGGTTGATCTTCAGGCTGGGGAAGAAGAAACTAAAGAACAGAAGACAGATGAGAAGAAAGTAACTGAAGAAAATGTTAAAGATGGCATAGAGAAATTAAATGAAACAGTACAGACCTTTCATGAAGAATTAAAATTTGAAATGCATAAAGAAAGTGAGCGGATGATGACTAAAGTAGTAAATACAGAAAAGCATGAAGTAATTAAAGAAATACCACCAAAAGAAGTTCTCGATATGATTGGTCGAATCAAAGATATGGTTGGTCTTATATTGGATGAGAAGATATAA